CATCCTCCAGCGGGTCGCCTCGTACCACCCGGACCCTGACCTGGACATCATCAAGAAGGCGTACGTCTACTCCGCCAAGGTGCACCAGGGGCAGCTGCGCAAGTCCGGCGAGCCCTACCTGGTGCATCCGCTGGAGGTGGCCGGCATCCTCGCCGAGCTGAAGCTGGACGAGGCCTCCATCGTCACCGGCCTGCTCCACGACACCATCGAGGACACGCTCGCCACGGCCGAGGAGCTCACGGAGCTGTTCGGCCCCGAGGTCTCCCAGTTGGTGGATGGGGTGACCAAGCTCTCCAAGTTCTCGGCCTCCGCCACGCTCTCCCAGGAGGAGAAGCAGGCGGAGAACTTCCGGAAGATGATCATCGCGATGGCGCAGGACATCCGCGTCATCCTGGTGAAGCTCGCCGACCGCACGCACAACATGCGGACCCTGGACCACATGTCCGAGGAGAAGCAGGCCCGCATCGCTCAGGAGACGCTGGACATCTACGCCCCGCTGGCCAACCGCCTGGGCATCAGCTGGATCAAGACCGAGCTGGAGGACCTGTCCTTCCGCTACGTGAAGCCCCAGGACTACTTCGCGCTGCTGGAGAAGCTCAACCGGCGCAAGAAGGAGCGCGAGAAGTACATCGAGGACACCAGCGCCCTCATCCGCACCAAGCTGGAGGAGCGCCACCTGCAGGGTGAGGTGAGCGGCCGCTTCAAGCACGTCTACAGCATTTACAAGAAGATCAAGGCGCAGGGGATCGAGTTCGATCAGATCCACGACATCATCGCCTTCCGGCTCCTCATGCCCACGGTGCCCTCGTGCTACGAGGCGCTGGGGCTGGTGCACCAGCTCTGGAAGCCGGTGCCGGGGCGCTTCAAGGACTTCATCGCCATCCCCAAGCCGAACATGTACCAGTCGCTGCACACCACGGTGATCGGCCCGCTGAGCGAGCGCGTGGAGGTGCAGATCCGCACCCCGGACATGAACAAGGTGGCCGAGGAGGGCATCGCGGCGCACTGGGCCTACAAGGAGGGCAAGGCCCTCATCTCCAAGGACGACGAGAAGTTCGCCTGGCTGCGCCAGCTCATGGAGTGGCAGCAGGACCTGAAGGACCCCAAGGAGTTCCTGGAGACGGTGAAGGTGGACCTCTTCACCGATGAAGTCTTTGTCTTCACGCCCAAGGGCGACGTGAAGAGCCTGCCGCGCGGGGCCACCCCTGTGGACTTCGCCTATTCCATCCACTCGGACGTGGGCGGCCGGTGCGTGGGCGCCAAGGTCAACGGGAAGATTGTCCCGCTGCGCTACAAGATGAAGAACGGGGACATGGTGGAGGTGCTCACCAGCCCCCAGGCGCACCCCTCGAAGGACTGGCTCACCTTCGTCAAGACGAGCCGCGCCCAGCAGCGCATCCGCAACTTCATCAAGCAGCAGCAGCGCGACAAGAGCCTGCAGCTGGGCCGCGAGCTGGCCGAGCGCGAGCTCAAGCGCTACCAGCTCAACCTCAACCGGCTGACGAAGAACGGCGAGATGAAGAAGGCCGCCGAGGTGCTCGGCTACCGGGTCGAGGATGATCTGCTGGTGGCCATCGGCTACGGCAAGGTGACGCCGCAGCAGCTCCTCCAGCGCCTGGTGCCGGACAAGGTGGTGGAGGAGCGTGAGCCCTTGCCCGCCCAGCCGCCCGCTTCGGAGGGCAACGGCGCGTCCATGCTGCCGGGGCTGTCGCGCGTCACGGACCTGGCCAAGCGGCTGGTGGGCCGGCAGACCCGCGGCGGCGTGCAGATTGGCGGCGTGGACGATGTGCTCGTGCGCTTCGGGCGCTGTTGCAACCCCGTGCCCGGAGACCCCATCGTCGGCTTCATCACCCGCGGGCGCGGCGTCACCGTGCACACGGACAACTGCGAGAAGGCCCTCGCCACGGACCCGGAGCGCCGGGTCGACGTCGCCTGGGACATCCGCGGCGAGTACAAGCGCCCCGTCACCCTGCGCATCCTCTCCGCGGACCGGCCGGGCATGCTGTCGGACATCACCAACACCTTCTCGAAGAAGGGCGTCAACATCTCCCAGGCCAACTGCCGGGCCACCGGGGATGACCGCGCGGTGAATACCTTCGAGGTCACCATCTCCGACCTCAAGCAGCTCACCGAGCTGATGCGCTCCATCGAACGCATCCAGGGCGTGCAGTCCGTCGAGCGCATCTGAGGCCCTTTGGCCTCCACCGATTCATGTTAGAGCCACGCGTGGAGCGCGGCCCTCCGGGGCCGCTTCACCCCGAGGTCCTCACATGGCGCGTAAGACCGTTCACTCCGACAGTGCCCCGCAGGCCATTGGCCCCTACTCGCAGGCCGTTCAGGCCGACGCCGGGAAGATGATCTTCCTGTCCGGGCAGATTCCCCTGGATCCGAAGACGATGGAGCTGGTGCAGGGCGATGCCGCCGTGCAGGCGGAGCGGGTGATGCAGAACCTGCAGGCGGTGCTGGCCGCGGCCGGGGCCGACTTCTCCCACGTGGTGCGCTGCACCATCTTCCTCACCGACCTGGGCGACTTCAGCAAGGTGAACGAGGTGTACGGGCGGTTCTTCACCGGCGCCCCGCCGGCCCGCGTCACCGTGCAGGTGTCGGCCCTGCCGCGCGGCGCCAAGGTGGAGATCGACGCCATCGCCGTGCTGTGAGCCCCGCCTGAAACCCTCCTGAAACACAGAGGCCGCCGGACCTCGTGGGTCCAGCGGCCTCTGGTCAAACCATCGGAAGCGGGGCGAGGGACTACTTGACGTCCTTGGCCATGCCCTCGGCCTTCTTCAGCTCCTCATCGATGACGCGCTTGAAGGCGTCCGGCGGCTGCGCACCCACCAGCGTGCGGCCGTTGATGAAGAACGTCGGGGTGCCGTTGGCGCCCACGCGCGTGCCCTCGGCGGACTCCGCCTCGATCTGCGCGGTGAACTTGCCGCTGTCCAGGGCGGACTTGAACTTGCCCATGTCCAGCTTCAGCTCCTCGGCGTAGCGCTCCAGCGAGGCGCGGTCCAGGGCCTTCTGGTTGGCGAAGAGCTTGTCGTGGTACTCCCAGAACTTGCCCTGCTCGTTGGCGGCCAGCGCCGCGGCGGCGGCCGTCTTGGCGTTGGCGTGGAAGGGCAGCGGCTGGTTCTTGAAGGCCACGCGGATCTTCCCCTTGTAGCCCTCCTCCAGCTGCTTGAGCGTGGGCACCACGCGGCTGCAGAAC
This region of Stigmatella aurantiaca genomic DNA includes:
- a CDS encoding RidA family protein, yielding MARKTVHSDSAPQAIGPYSQAVQADAGKMIFLSGQIPLDPKTMELVQGDAAVQAERVMQNLQAVLAAAGADFSHVVRCTIFLTDLGDFSKVNEVYGRFFTGAPPARVTVQVSALPRGAKVEIDAIAVL
- a CDS encoding RelA/SpoT family protein, with amino-acid sequence MIRLNDILQRVASYHPDPDLDIIKKAYVYSAKVHQGQLRKSGEPYLVHPLEVAGILAELKLDEASIVTGLLHDTIEDTLATAEELTELFGPEVSQLVDGVTKLSKFSASATLSQEEKQAENFRKMIIAMAQDIRVILVKLADRTHNMRTLDHMSEEKQARIAQETLDIYAPLANRLGISWIKTELEDLSFRYVKPQDYFALLEKLNRRKKEREKYIEDTSALIRTKLEERHLQGEVSGRFKHVYSIYKKIKAQGIEFDQIHDIIAFRLLMPTVPSCYEALGLVHQLWKPVPGRFKDFIAIPKPNMYQSLHTTVIGPLSERVEVQIRTPDMNKVAEEGIAAHWAYKEGKALISKDDEKFAWLRQLMEWQQDLKDPKEFLETVKVDLFTDEVFVFTPKGDVKSLPRGATPVDFAYSIHSDVGGRCVGAKVNGKIVPLRYKMKNGDMVEVLTSPQAHPSKDWLTFVKTSRAQQRIRNFIKQQQRDKSLQLGRELAERELKRYQLNLNRLTKNGEMKKAAEVLGYRVEDDLLVAIGYGKVTPQQLLQRLVPDKVVEEREPLPAQPPASEGNGASMLPGLSRVTDLAKRLVGRQTRGGVQIGGVDDVLVRFGRCCNPVPGDPIVGFITRGRGVTVHTDNCEKALATDPERRVDVAWDIRGEYKRPVTLRILSADRPGMLSDITNTFSKKGVNISQANCRATGDDRAVNTFEVTISDLKQLTELMRSIERIQGVQSVERI